Proteins found in one Nitratiruptor sp. SB155-2 genomic segment:
- a CDS encoding cytochrome-c peroxidase gives MKKIFILIVLPFLIITTPYILGKVNTYVTLHTPVQQISPQQLRQLAISAGFRSNPKNFDELLKLLDTPSNRLTKEKILLGKMLFFDPSLSKDRTISCASCHDLDRGGDDDRPTAIGYKNRKNPHHLNSPTVLNAALQKFQFWDGRAKSVEEQAKGPLQAPFEMAMTPKEVVERVRQNPSYRKMFQEVFGDDTITFDQITKAIGAYERTLLTRGRFDDFLDGNLSALTPKEQKGLKLFINIGCKACHMGRSVGGQIIQKFPVIEYHSPIYPVFGFYDNKYYFKELRFDTNISYDPYPFPDIGHYYGKNSARYFKVPILRNITKTAPYFHNGTVKNLKEAIRIMGKYQRGLELNKEQIDSIEAFLHTLEGNIIDYGI, from the coding sequence ATGAAAAAAATATTTATTCTTATTGTTTTGCCATTTCTTATCATTACTACTCCCTATATTTTAGGAAAAGTTAACACCTATGTTACACTTCATACACCCGTACAGCAAATATCTCCTCAACAGCTTCGGCAATTGGCAATTTCTGCTGGATTTCGATCCAATCCAAAAAATTTTGATGAGCTTTTAAAACTTCTCGATACACCATCCAATAGACTTACGAAAGAAAAAATTCTTCTTGGGAAGATGCTCTTTTTCGATCCAAGTCTCTCCAAAGATCGAACTATCAGCTGTGCAAGTTGTCATGATCTTGACAGAGGCGGAGATGATGACAGGCCAACGGCAATCGGTTACAAAAACCGAAAAAATCCTCATCATCTTAACTCCCCAACCGTTCTCAATGCCGCCCTTCAAAAGTTTCAATTTTGGGATGGAAGAGCAAAAAGTGTAGAAGAGCAGGCAAAAGGTCCTTTGCAAGCACCGTTTGAAATGGCAATGACGCCAAAAGAGGTGGTGGAACGGGTACGACAAAATCCATCTTACCGCAAGATGTTTCAAGAGGTTTTTGGCGATGACACCATTACATTTGATCAAATTACAAAAGCGATAGGAGCGTATGAACGAACGCTTCTTACACGAGGGCGGTTTGATGATTTTCTTGATGGCAATTTAAGTGCATTGACTCCAAAAGAGCAAAAAGGATTAAAACTTTTTATCAATATCGGCTGTAAGGCCTGCCATATGGGACGCAGCGTTGGCGGACAGATAATACAAAAATTTCCAGTTATCGAATATCATAGCCCTATCTATCCGGTTTTTGGGTTTTATGACAATAAATATTATTTCAAAGAGTTGCGTTTTGATACAAATATCTCGTACGATCCCTACCCGTTTCCAGATATTGGTCATTACTACGGAAAAAACAGTGCCAGATATTTTAAAGTACCAATCTTGCGCAATATCACCAAAACAGCCCCCTATTTTCACAACGGCACCGTCAAAAACCTCAAAGAGGCTATTCGGATAATGGGAAAATACCAAAGAGGATTGGAATTAAACAAAGAACAAATTGATAGTATTGAGGCATTTTTGCATACCCTTGAAGGAAATATAATCGATTATGGTATTTAA
- the galU gene encoding UTP--glucose-1-phosphate uridylyltransferase GalU, which produces MIKKCLFPAAGYGTRFLPATKAIPKEMLPIVNKPLIQYGVEEAIEAGMDTMAIITGRGKRAIEDHFDISYELEHQIKGTSKEYLLKYIRSLVENYTFTYTRQKQMKGLGHAVLVGQTLIGNEPFGVVLADDLCEGEGKGVLAQMVELYHKYKTSIVAVMEVEQKDVSKYGIISGKEIDEDIFMVEDMIEKPSVEEAPSNLAVIGRYILTPDIFTILERTKPGAGGEIQLTDALKVQAKKNMVIAYRFKGKRFDCGSVEGYVEATNYFYHKFTQK; this is translated from the coding sequence ATGATAAAAAAGTGTTTGTTTCCAGCTGCAGGATATGGCACCAGGTTTTTACCGGCGACAAAAGCGATTCCAAAAGAGATGCTCCCGATAGTCAACAAACCTTTGATCCAGTATGGTGTAGAAGAAGCGATCGAAGCGGGAATGGATACGATGGCTATCATTACAGGTCGGGGGAAAAGGGCGATAGAGGATCATTTTGACATCAGTTATGAACTTGAACATCAGATCAAAGGAACTTCCAAAGAGTATCTTTTGAAATATATTCGAAGTCTAGTGGAAAACTACACCTTTACTTATACCCGTCAAAAGCAGATGAAGGGGCTGGGACATGCGGTGCTTGTGGGCCAAACGCTCATAGGAAACGAGCCTTTTGGTGTAGTGCTTGCAGATGACCTTTGTGAAGGTGAAGGCAAGGGTGTGCTTGCTCAGATGGTAGAACTCTATCACAAATATAAAACTTCCATCGTGGCAGTAATGGAAGTGGAGCAAAAAGATGTCAGTAAGTATGGGATTATCAGCGGTAAAGAGATCGATGAAGATATATTTATGGTAGAGGACATGATAGAGAAGCCTTCTGTTGAAGAGGCTCCAAGCAATCTGGCCGTTATAGGGCGCTACATTCTTACACCAGACATATTTACTATCCTTGAACGTACGAAGCCGGGAGCTGGCGGAGAGATCCAGTTGACGGATGCTTTGAAAGTACAGGCTAAGAAGAACATGGTCATAGCCTATAGATTCAAAGGGAAACGATTTGACTGTGGAAGTGTAGAGGGGTATGTGGAGGCGACAAACTACTTTTATCATAAATTTACCCAAAAGTAG
- a CDS encoding TonB-dependent receptor plug domain-containing protein, producing the protein MARGFKRRYFSLAAIAATVSVFTLNAQAARVESIEKIVVSANKDTQALEDVTDDVTIITEQDIEELGVQTLPELLKEIQGLDIVQTGGFGQPASLYLQGLNPDKTLILIDGIRFNDPTGLNGGQLELIDLSQIQRVEIIRGPQSGVWGADAMGGVINIVTKSAQKGTHGGWSMEGGSYSTYHGNINLFKGFEKGYFGVALSKYQTQGFSAYSAKRGEPLYGVKVSDLPLEDDGYENRKIQLKTGWEIYGAKLFANFIKIDATVHYDGFGYDAPDSPYTVNVINDTLFQAGLEKSVESHALKLQYSYSGFKRSQYGGYEGSVRELEFKDRVVINSLITQFGGGWQRFYQKKSAGTPTNDGCQNRYLFITNTLQSNKLLINVDARYDSYNRFDDKLTYKVGIKYPIVKDIYVGANGATGYKAPSIFQLNYNATSNLNPEKSFGYNFFIGNDMIKFTYFHNAIKDLISYTDPDGDYRTPNDYYYNAPGKSTFKGYTVAFSKDFFEKFYLNLNYTYLDAKDAFGNDLPRRAKEKIGYSLSWYPTDKHTVNINGYYVGKREDVDGTNIGKYNVTNLSLQHNFAKHMTGFIKINNIFDRFYQEVHGYATADRSYYIGIRASY; encoded by the coding sequence ATGGCAAGAGGTTTCAAAAGACGGTACTTCTCTTTGGCCGCAATCGCTGCTACCGTTTCTGTTTTTACACTGAATGCACAGGCAGCAAGAGTAGAGTCTATAGAGAAAATAGTGGTGAGTGCAAACAAAGATACCCAGGCTCTTGAAGATGTGACGGATGATGTCACAATAATCACTGAACAGGATATAGAAGAGCTTGGTGTGCAGACTCTTCCCGAACTTCTCAAAGAGATACAGGGTCTTGATATTGTGCAAACCGGTGGTTTTGGGCAGCCCGCTTCGCTCTATTTGCAAGGTTTAAATCCTGATAAAACGCTTATTCTCATCGATGGAATCCGCTTTAACGATCCAACTGGTCTCAATGGGGGACAGCTTGAACTCATCGATCTGTCCCAAATCCAACGTGTTGAAATTATACGGGGCCCTCAAAGCGGTGTCTGGGGTGCAGATGCGATGGGAGGTGTGATAAATATAGTTACAAAGAGTGCACAAAAAGGTACCCATGGTGGATGGAGCATGGAAGGTGGTAGTTACTCTACTTATCATGGAAATATCAATCTTTTCAAAGGATTTGAAAAAGGCTATTTTGGTGTTGCGTTGTCCAAATATCAAACGCAAGGGTTCAGTGCCTATAGCGCCAAAAGAGGAGAACCGCTTTATGGAGTAAAGGTGAGCGACCTTCCTTTAGAGGATGACGGATACGAAAATCGAAAAATTCAGCTCAAGACAGGCTGGGAAATCTATGGTGCAAAACTCTTTGCAAATTTTATCAAAATCGATGCGACAGTCCATTATGACGGATTTGGGTATGATGCGCCAGATAGTCCCTATACTGTCAATGTCATCAACGATACGCTTTTTCAAGCCGGCTTGGAGAAAAGTGTCGAATCGCATGCATTGAAGCTGCAATACTCCTATTCAGGTTTCAAACGATCACAATACGGTGGATACGAAGGGAGCGTTCGAGAACTTGAATTCAAAGACCGCGTTGTAATCAACTCTTTGATAACACAATTTGGCGGTGGTTGGCAGCGTTTTTATCAAAAAAAATCAGCCGGAACCCCTACAAATGATGGGTGTCAAAACAGATATCTGTTTATAACGAACACGCTGCAATCAAACAAGCTGCTCATTAACGTTGATGCGAGATATGATAGCTATAACCGATTTGATGATAAACTGACCTACAAGGTAGGGATCAAATACCCAATTGTAAAAGATATATATGTTGGAGCAAATGGAGCCACAGGTTATAAAGCCCCCTCTATTTTTCAACTCAACTACAATGCCACATCAAATCTCAATCCTGAAAAAAGTTTTGGATATAACTTCTTCATCGGCAACGATATGATAAAATTCACCTACTTTCATAATGCGATTAAGGACCTCATCAGTTATACCGATCCGGACGGTGACTATAGGACGCCAAACGATTACTACTATAACGCTCCTGGAAAAAGCACTTTTAAAGGGTACACCGTGGCATTTTCCAAAGATTTTTTTGAAAAGTTTTATCTCAATCTAAACTATACATATCTCGATGCGAAAGATGCCTTTGGCAACGATCTGCCAAGAAGAGCTAAAGAGAAAATTGGATATTCGCTTTCATGGTACCCAACTGACAAACATACTGTAAATATCAACGGATATTATGTGGGCAAAAGAGAAGATGTTGATGGAACGAATATTGGAAAATACAATGTGACGAATCTTTCATTGCAACACAATTTCGCAAAGCATATGACAGGGTTTATCAAAATCAACAATATTTTTGATCGTTTTTACCAAGAGGTGCACGGTTATGCCACTGCAGACAGGAGCTACTATATCGGCATAAGGGCGAGTTATTGA
- a CDS encoding sensor domain-containing diguanylate cyclase, with product MKTLKHEIFRRTLFVIISMILFFGLTSSYFFYVTEKKNIQLFIETKNSELANFINAYFIKMYNAVEYLSRVEEVRNAIYRKEKARKKVLELFRIFEQIDPDINYIYAGYKNGLLLINNYVPPPGFNPVVRPWYQVALKSFPHISQGLPYQEIKTKEWLISISKALVDDRGEIVGVVSIDTALDKILNKLNENENLSSLSNIILKKNGTIIVCNNRLAIGGNFFDKYHVNKKRLQKKSGYFTYEQNGHKRYAFFKKLDKLEWILVTSVDAHEIFLPIFLKTVAILLIVSLFSIILGLYFSQLFSSEIVMALNTIQNNIYAMLEGKPEKIKKRKLTLDEFDEIEKNIEKLTNDALLRKNSELHKLNMLLREMALKDALTGLYNRYKMIEDIEHQIARYKRYKEPFCLIMLDIDHFKQINDTYGHDIGDKVLKESAKILHTVIRSSDVAARWGGEEFMILCPNTHLKEGVAIANRLKDAFEKHNFGIDRRVTVSAGVVEYRNENEDMKTVLKRVDERLYQAKRAGRNRVVYEENERSEK from the coding sequence ATGAAAACACTGAAACATGAGATATTTCGAAGGACGCTTTTTGTCATCATTTCAATGATCCTTTTTTTTGGATTGACAAGTTCCTATTTTTTTTATGTAACTGAGAAGAAAAATATACAACTATTTATCGAAACAAAAAATAGTGAGCTTGCCAATTTTATCAATGCATACTTTATAAAGATGTACAATGCCGTCGAATATTTGAGTCGTGTTGAAGAGGTTCGAAATGCTATATATCGTAAAGAAAAAGCAAGAAAAAAGGTACTTGAACTGTTTCGTATCTTCGAGCAGATAGATCCAGATATAAACTATATCTATGCAGGATACAAAAATGGTTTGCTTCTTATCAACAACTATGTACCACCACCAGGTTTCAATCCGGTTGTACGCCCTTGGTATCAGGTAGCACTCAAATCCTTCCCACACATCTCGCAAGGTCTTCCCTATCAGGAAATCAAAACGAAAGAGTGGCTTATATCCATCTCAAAAGCATTGGTAGATGATCGCGGAGAAATTGTAGGAGTCGTCTCTATCGATACCGCTTTGGATAAGATTTTGAACAAACTAAATGAGAATGAAAATCTCTCCTCTTTGTCCAATATCATTTTGAAGAAGAATGGAACGATTATAGTATGCAACAATAGGTTGGCGATTGGAGGAAATTTTTTTGATAAATACCATGTGAATAAGAAAAGGCTACAAAAAAAGAGTGGTTATTTTACGTATGAGCAAAATGGTCATAAACGATATGCCTTTTTTAAAAAGCTTGATAAATTGGAATGGATTTTAGTGACTTCGGTCGATGCTCATGAGATCTTTTTACCTATATTTTTGAAAACAGTTGCAATTTTATTGATAGTTTCCCTTTTTTCCATTATTTTAGGACTCTATTTTTCTCAACTCTTTTCCAGCGAAATTGTAATGGCTTTGAATACCATTCAAAACAATATCTACGCAATGCTGGAGGGAAAACCGGAAAAGATTAAAAAGAGGAAACTTACTTTGGATGAATTTGACGAGATTGAAAAAAATATCGAAAAATTGACCAACGACGCGCTTTTGCGAAAAAATAGTGAACTGCATAAACTCAATATGCTTCTAAGAGAGATGGCTTTGAAAGATGCGTTGACAGGACTGTATAATCGATACAAGATGATCGAAGATATTGAGCATCAAATAGCAAGATATAAACGTTATAAAGAGCCGTTTTGTCTCATTATGCTCGATATCGATCATTTCAAACAGATCAATGATACCTACGGTCACGATATAGGAGACAAAGTACTCAAAGAATCTGCAAAAATCCTCCATACAGTTATACGTTCAAGTGATGTTGCTGCACGATGGGGAGGGGAGGAATTTATGATCCTTTGTCCAAATACCCATCTGAAAGAAGGAGTCGCTATCGCAAACAGACTTAAAGATGCTTTTGAGAAACATAATTTTGGTATCGATAGAAGGGTCACAGTAAGTGCGGGTGTCGTAGAGTATCGTAACGAAAATGAAGACATGAAAACTGTTCTAAAAAGAGTCGATGAGAGACTGTATCAAGCAAAAAGGGCTGGAAGAAATAGAGTTGTGTACGAGGAGAATGAGAGGAGCGAAAAATGA
- the metH gene encoding methionine synthase produces the protein MIKRLLRERILIIDGAMGTQLQAKANEISADVWEGKEGCNELLNRTAPKVIKSIHEAYAKVGADIIKTNTFGSMPWVLDEYDLASEAYDLTKRGCELVKEVCETYSTPEKPRFVACSLGPGTKLPSLGHIDYDAMYVGYSEAARGAKDGGADIFLLETCQDPLQIKAAMHACQDTAPEIPIMVSVTIEQNGTMLIGTDAATIATILEPFDIISLGFNCGTGPDMVEKHVRVLSEVWDRPISVHANAGLPQNRGGYTYYPMGPKEFTELEAKFTSIDGVALLGGCCGTTPQHIKALVDAVEGKKPLPPKGKQPRSIASLFESRTLMQDPAPFLMGERSNATGSKAFRELLLKSDYEGTLSVAQQQVRSGAHGIDVSVGFAGRDETKDMHEVIKLYNEKISIPLMPDSTQVPAIEVALKHIGGRPIINSANLEDGVEKFDKICSLAKRYGAALVLLAIDEEGMAKTKEKKLAVAERMYERAVNKHGLNPGDLVFDLLTFTVGSGDEEYQTAAIETIEAIRELRRRHPEVGAVLGVSNISFGLDKHAREYLNSVFLHHCVEAGLTMAIVNVKNLIPYHKISEEDRKVCEDLLFNRRENGDPLFAFIEHFSKADKKEAASDDELSKLPLEEQIHKLLIDGDKERMMPLLEKAKDEIDPEKIINEILIGAMKEVGDLFGSGQMQLPFVLQSAEVMKAAVDYLNQFLPKTDKQSQTTLILGTVKGDVHDVGKNLVDILLTNNGFKVINLGIKVELEEFIKAYKEHNAQAIGMSGLLVKSTQVMLENLKEMKQKGIDAPILLGGAALTKKFVDEFCRPSYDGPIFYCRDAFDGIVAMSRIEEGNFDTRLGSDSDEEEIVEIKPKEEVKIDPANIILPKPAHVPTPPFWGRKTLEIDPDIAYEWINKRLLFKQRWGYKSKGLSKEEYQKQLDEKVIPAFNRLRSELGDIFEPTILYGYWPARAVDNELYVFGEEFGWQRDEDANREPIENIIGDAIEIFTFPRQSKPPHRCIADYFHDERMDVSAFTCVSAGNRFSEYEGELFKAGKYHEYHLVHGLSVELAEALAEIAHKQIRIELGILRNEKPDLGDVKMVGYQGARYSPGYPACPDLELNRHIFNLLQPEEFGITLSETFQIHPEQSTCAIVVHHPEAKYFNI, from the coding sequence TTGATCAAAAGATTACTTAGAGAAAGAATACTGATTATAGACGGTGCTATGGGCACGCAACTCCAAGCAAAGGCAAACGAAATATCTGCCGATGTCTGGGAAGGCAAAGAGGGATGCAATGAGCTATTGAATAGAACCGCACCCAAGGTTATAAAATCTATCCATGAAGCCTATGCCAAAGTGGGTGCCGACATCATTAAAACGAACACTTTTGGCTCAATGCCTTGGGTACTTGATGAGTATGATTTGGCCAGTGAAGCGTATGATTTGACAAAGCGAGGGTGTGAGCTAGTCAAAGAGGTTTGCGAAACTTATAGTACACCTGAAAAACCGCGTTTCGTAGCCTGCTCTTTGGGGCCTGGAACGAAACTGCCGAGTCTTGGGCATATCGATTATGATGCAATGTATGTAGGATACTCAGAAGCGGCACGAGGAGCCAAAGATGGAGGAGCTGATATCTTCTTGCTTGAAACCTGCCAGGATCCTTTGCAGATCAAAGCTGCAATGCACGCTTGCCAAGATACTGCTCCTGAAATTCCTATAATGGTAAGTGTCACCATTGAGCAAAACGGTACGATGCTTATCGGTACCGATGCTGCAACTATTGCAACCATTTTGGAGCCTTTTGACATCATATCCCTGGGTTTTAACTGTGGGACTGGTCCCGATATGGTGGAAAAACATGTAAGAGTGCTGAGCGAAGTGTGGGATCGGCCAATTAGTGTTCATGCCAATGCGGGATTGCCGCAAAACAGAGGAGGCTATACCTACTATCCTATGGGACCAAAAGAGTTTACAGAGCTTGAAGCAAAGTTTACTTCTATTGATGGTGTGGCACTGCTTGGGGGCTGTTGCGGAACGACTCCACAGCATATCAAAGCTTTGGTAGATGCAGTTGAAGGCAAAAAGCCCCTCCCCCCAAAAGGCAAACAACCACGCTCTATCGCAAGCCTTTTTGAATCGCGTACTCTCATGCAAGATCCAGCGCCATTCTTGATGGGCGAGAGGAGTAATGCTACTGGAAGTAAAGCTTTTCGTGAGCTCTTACTCAAAAGCGATTATGAAGGGACTTTGAGTGTCGCTCAGCAGCAAGTCAGAAGTGGAGCCCACGGCATTGATGTGAGCGTTGGATTCGCCGGGCGTGACGAGACAAAGGATATGCATGAAGTCATCAAGCTCTACAATGAAAAGATTTCTATCCCTTTGATGCCAGACTCCACTCAGGTACCTGCTATTGAAGTAGCGCTCAAGCATATTGGTGGGCGACCGATTATCAACTCAGCCAACCTTGAAGATGGAGTAGAAAAATTCGACAAAATCTGTTCCTTAGCCAAACGATATGGCGCTGCACTGGTGCTGTTGGCAATCGATGAAGAGGGGATGGCAAAAACAAAGGAAAAAAAGCTCGCAGTTGCCGAGCGTATGTATGAAAGAGCTGTAAACAAACATGGCCTCAATCCTGGCGATCTTGTTTTTGACCTTTTGACCTTTACCGTAGGAAGTGGAGATGAGGAGTATCAAACGGCAGCGATAGAGACTATTGAAGCCATTCGTGAACTGCGAAGACGCCATCCAGAGGTTGGAGCAGTTTTAGGAGTTTCCAATATCAGCTTTGGTTTGGACAAACATGCAAGGGAGTACCTTAACAGTGTCTTTTTGCATCATTGTGTCGAAGCCGGTCTTACGATGGCGATCGTCAATGTCAAAAATCTCATTCCATACCATAAAATCAGCGAAGAGGATCGAAAAGTCTGTGAAGATCTGCTTTTTAACAGACGAGAAAATGGCGATCCGCTTTTTGCCTTCATCGAGCATTTTAGCAAAGCGGATAAAAAAGAGGCTGCAAGCGATGATGAGTTGAGTAAACTTCCACTGGAAGAACAGATCCACAAGCTTCTCATCGATGGGGACAAAGAGCGGATGATGCCGCTGCTTGAAAAAGCAAAAGATGAAATTGACCCAGAAAAAATTATCAATGAGATCTTGATAGGTGCTATGAAAGAGGTGGGAGATCTTTTTGGCAGCGGACAGATGCAGCTGCCATTTGTGCTGCAAAGTGCAGAGGTAATGAAAGCAGCGGTGGATTATCTTAATCAGTTCTTGCCAAAAACCGATAAGCAGTCCCAAACTACTCTCATTTTGGGAACAGTTAAAGGGGATGTGCATGATGTTGGCAAAAACCTCGTGGATATTTTGCTCACAAACAATGGCTTCAAAGTCATCAACCTTGGCATCAAAGTAGAGCTCGAAGAGTTTATCAAGGCCTACAAAGAACACAATGCCCAGGCGATTGGAATGAGTGGGCTTCTGGTCAAATCCACCCAGGTAATGCTTGAAAATCTCAAAGAGATGAAGCAAAAAGGTATCGATGCTCCCATACTTTTAGGCGGGGCTGCTTTGACGAAAAAGTTTGTGGATGAGTTTTGCCGTCCATCGTATGATGGACCGATTTTTTATTGTCGCGATGCATTTGATGGAATTGTCGCGATGAGCAGAATCGAAGAGGGCAATTTCGACACAAGGCTTGGAAGTGACAGTGATGAGGAGGAGATTGTAGAAATCAAACCAAAAGAGGAAGTAAAAATCGATCCGGCAAATATAATCTTGCCAAAACCAGCCCATGTTCCAACTCCACCATTTTGGGGTAGAAAAACGCTCGAAATTGATCCAGACATCGCCTATGAATGGATCAATAAAAGACTTCTTTTTAAACAGCGTTGGGGTTATAAGTCAAAGGGTCTGAGCAAAGAGGAGTATCAAAAGCAGCTGGATGAAAAGGTGATTCCAGCTTTTAACAGATTAAGAAGTGAGCTGGGAGATATATTTGAGCCAACAATTCTCTATGGCTATTGGCCTGCAAGAGCTGTAGACAATGAGCTTTATGTTTTTGGAGAGGAGTTTGGCTGGCAAAGAGATGAGGATGCCAATCGTGAGCCGATAGAAAATATTATCGGAGATGCGATAGAGATCTTCACATTTCCAAGACAGTCCAAGCCACCGCATCGATGTATTGCAGACTATTTCCATGATGAACGAATGGATGTGAGCGCTTTTACCTGTGTGAGTGCAGGAAACAGATTTAGTGAATATGAAGGGGAACTCTTCAAAGCCGGAAAATACCATGAGTACCATCTGGTCCATGGTTTAAGCGTTGAACTTGCCGAAGCTTTGGCTGAGATTGCACATAAGCAGATACGCATAGAGCTTGGGATTTTGCGAAATGAAAAACCGGATTTGGGTGATGTAAAGATGGTAGGTTATCAAGGAGCCAGATACTCACCGGGTTATCCGGCTTGTCCCGATCTGGAACTCAACCGACACATATTCAACCTTTTGCAACCTGAAGAGTTTGGCATAACCTTGAGTGAAACGTTTCAGATCCATCCTGAGCAGTCTACCTGTGCGATTGTAGTACACCATCCGGAAGCAAAGTATTTCAATATATGA
- a CDS encoding family 16 glycoside hydrolase has translation MKKMVIVLIYAAMALAQCSHFTKVHTADFASIKIGDVPFGWIESQTNKKMTGHWGVNKEGCLCLLYPRGMNEKEKNLFFTKDHYFKNGEVSVRMKPIEGRVLDGGVIFRAKDRKNYYAVRIDFSHQKLIVELIDRKTPKVIYEKKIVANPNQWHRVRVRFCGKNVIVWFDGKKVLQKEILQKDLLGGVGVIASGDSQIKFDDIEIRVAQ, from the coding sequence ATGAAAAAGATGGTGATTGTATTGATATATGCTGCGATGGCTTTAGCACAATGTTCGCATTTTACAAAAGTGCATACTGCAGATTTTGCATCGATCAAGATTGGCGATGTTCCATTTGGATGGATCGAGAGCCAGACAAATAAAAAAATGACGGGACACTGGGGTGTGAACAAAGAGGGGTGTCTATGTCTCCTTTATCCAAGGGGAATGAATGAAAAGGAGAAAAATCTCTTTTTTACCAAAGACCACTACTTTAAAAATGGCGAAGTTTCTGTTCGCATGAAGCCAATAGAGGGGAGAGTTTTAGATGGTGGTGTTATTTTTCGGGCCAAAGATAGAAAAAACTATTATGCTGTTCGTATCGATTTTTCCCATCAAAAACTTATCGTTGAATTGATAGATAGGAAAACACCAAAAGTGATCTATGAGAAAAAAATAGTAGCCAATCCTAATCAATGGCATAGGGTAAGAGTCCGTTTTTGCGGAAAAAACGTTATTGTGTGGTTTGATGGCAAAAAGGTGTTACAAAAAGAGATACTGCAAAAAGATCTATTGGGCGGTGTTGGTGTAATCGCCTCTGGAGATTCTCAAATAAAGTTCGACGACATTGAAATACGAGTGGCCCAATGA
- a CDS encoding PAS domain-containing protein: MGYKKKIKNLITGQEIIKPDPVDEEVPFDGGVMITETDTAGIITYANRKFREMTGYTKEELIGAPHNINRHPDMPSAAFEDLWNTIKRGEYWEGYVKNMRKDGKYYWVVVWIKPKFDDKGNITGYIAGRKVPDRKMVERVIEQYKEMKAQEE, encoded by the coding sequence ATGGGATATAAGAAAAAAATAAAAAATCTTATCACCGGACAAGAGATCATAAAACCAGATCCTGTGGATGAAGAGGTACCGTTTGATGGTGGTGTCATGATCACTGAAACCGATACCGCAGGCATCATTACCTATGCAAATAGAAAGTTTCGCGAAATGACAGGATATACCAAAGAGGAACTCATCGGCGCTCCACATAACATAAACCGCCATCCCGACATGCCAAGTGCTGCTTTTGAAGATCTATGGAATACGATCAAACGCGGCGAATATTGGGAAGGCTATGTCAAAAATATGAGAAAAGACGGGAAGTACTACTGGGTTGTCGTATGGATTAAACCAAAATTTGACGACAAAGGCAATATCACCGGTTACATCGCCGGTCGGAAAGTTCCGGATAGAAAAATGGTAGAACGTGTAATAGAACAATACAAAGAGATGAAAGCTCAGGAAGAGTAG
- a CDS encoding cob(I)yrinic acid a,c-diamide adenosyltransferase translates to MIQIYTGDGKGKTTAAIGLAVRALGAGMRVAFFQFMKAWEESELEILQNFENVIIDRSWNGRFIKEEASDHQKKMVFDQFQRAKKALHMPFDLIVLDEIIVAMHFGLLREEDILALMQSCPKNRELVLTGQKATQKLIDKADLVTEMKKIKHYFDRGLVARKGIEF, encoded by the coding sequence ATGATACAGATATACACCGGCGATGGGAAAGGAAAAACGACTGCGGCGATAGGTCTTGCCGTGCGAGCATTAGGAGCTGGTATGCGGGTGGCTTTTTTCCAGTTCATGAAAGCTTGGGAAGAGAGTGAACTAGAAATATTGCAAAATTTTGAAAATGTCATCATTGATAGGAGTTGGAATGGTCGTTTTATAAAAGAGGAGGCCAGTGATCATCAAAAAAAGATGGTATTTGATCAATTTCAAAGAGCAAAAAAGGCTCTGCACATGCCCTTTGACTTGATTGTTTTGGATGAGATTATTGTAGCGATGCATTTTGGTCTATTGCGCGAAGAGGATATTTTAGCATTGATGCAAAGCTGTCCCAAAAACAGAGAGCTTGTACTGACAGGGCAAAAAGCGACACAAAAGCTGATCGACAAAGCGGACCTTGTCACAGAAATGAAAAAGATAAAACACTATTTTGATCGAGGTTTGGTGGCAAGAAAAGGCATAGAATTTTGA